The Sinomicrobium kalidii genome contains a region encoding:
- the rlmH gene encoding 23S rRNA (pseudouridine(1915)-N(3))-methyltransferase RlmH → MNIKLLVIGKTDNAALQSLIQDYEKRLGFYIRFNMEIIPDIKNAKKLNEALQKEKEGELLLKKIQPADVLILLDEKGREYTSVGFSEFLQKKMNSGIKQLVFAIGGPYGFSEAVYKQAGGKLSLSPMTFSHQMIRLFFTEQLYRAFTILNNEPYHHR, encoded by the coding sequence ATGAACATAAAACTCCTCGTCATAGGCAAGACCGACAATGCCGCACTGCAATCGCTCATACAGGATTATGAAAAGCGACTGGGCTTTTACATCCGGTTCAACATGGAAATTATCCCGGACATCAAAAATGCCAAAAAACTGAATGAAGCCCTGCAAAAGGAAAAGGAAGGCGAACTCCTGCTCAAGAAAATACAACCGGCGGATGTCCTGATCCTGCTGGATGAAAAGGGCAGGGAATACACTTCGGTCGGTTTTTCGGAATTCCTTCAGAAAAAGATGAACTCCGGCATAAAACAACTGGTTTTTGCGATTGGCGGTCCCTATGGCTTTTCCGAAGCGGTTTACAAACAGGCCGGGGGAAAATTATCGCTCTCCCCGATGACATTTTCACACCAGATGATCCGCCTCTTCTTTACCGAGCAACTCTACCGGGCCTTTACCATACTCAACAACGAACCCTATCATCACAGGTGA